In Dromiciops gliroides isolate mDroGli1 chromosome 4, mDroGli1.pri, whole genome shotgun sequence, one DNA window encodes the following:
- the LOC122753831 gene encoding 40S ribosomal protein S13-like, producing the protein MGHMHVQDLSQLALLYHCSMPTWLKITLDDVKEQISKLAKKGLTPSQIGVILRDSHGVAQVYFVTGNKILRIFKSKGLAPDLPEELYHLINIAVTVQKHLDRNRKVKDIKLHLILNDSRIYRLACY; encoded by the coding sequence ATGGGTCACATGCATGTTCAGGACCTGTCCCAATTGGCTTTACTGTACCACTGCAGCATGCCCACATGGCTGAAGATAACCTTGGATGATGTGAAGGAACAAATCTCCAAGCTGGCCAAGAAGGGCCTGACACCCTCCCAGATTGGTGTGATCCTGAGGGATTCTCATGGTGTGGCACAAGTTTACTTTGTTACTGGTAACAAAATTTTGAGAATTTTCAAATCCAAGGGATTGGCCCCTGATCTTCCTGAAGAGCTTTATCACTTGATAAACATAGCTGTTACTGTTCAAAAGCATCTtgatagaaatagaaaggttAAGGATATTAAATTACACCTGATTCTCAATGACAGCCGGATTTACCGGCTGGCTTGTTACTAG